A single window of Streptomyces sudanensis DNA harbors:
- a CDS encoding MogA/MoaB family molybdenum cofactor biosynthesis protein: MTYRALVVTASDRAAAGVYEDRGGPLLAEGLAALGFAVDGPRVVPDGDPVEAALRAGVDAGYDVILTTGGTGIAPTDATPEATRRVLDREVPGIPEAIRAHGRGKVPTAALSRGLAGVAGRTLIVNLPGSTGGVRDGLAVLAPLLAHAVDQLRGGDHPEPAP, encoded by the coding sequence GTGACGTACCGGGCGCTGGTGGTCACCGCCTCCGACCGCGCCGCGGCCGGTGTGTACGAGGACCGGGGAGGCCCCCTCCTCGCCGAGGGGCTGGCGGCGCTCGGCTTCGCCGTCGACGGCCCGCGGGTCGTCCCGGACGGCGACCCCGTCGAGGCCGCCCTGCGCGCCGGGGTGGACGCCGGGTACGACGTGATCCTCACGACCGGCGGCACGGGCATCGCGCCCACCGACGCCACCCCCGAGGCCACCCGCCGCGTCCTCGACCGCGAGGTGCCCGGCATCCCCGAGGCGATCCGCGCCCACGGCCGGGGGAAGGTCCCCACGGCGGCCCTCTCCCGGGGCCTCGCCGGCGTCGCGGGCCGCACCCTGATCGTCAACCTGCCCGGCTCCACCGGCGGCGTGCGCGACGGCCTCGCCGTCCTGGCGCCGCTCCTGGCCCACGCGGTGGACCAGCTGCGCGGCGGCGACCACCCGGAACCGGCCCCGTGA
- the moaC gene encoding cyclic pyranopterin monophosphate synthase MoaC codes for MSTQGSLTHIDEAGAARMVDVSGKEVTARTARASGRVLVSPRVVELLRGEGVPKGDALATARIAGIMGAKRTPDLIPLCHPLAVSGVKVDLAVADDAVEITATVRTTDRTGVEMEALTAVTVAALTVVDMVKAVDKAAVITDVRVEEKTGGKSGDWSRP; via the coding sequence TTGAGTACGCAAGGCAGCCTGACCCACATCGACGAGGCGGGCGCGGCCCGCATGGTGGACGTCTCGGGGAAGGAGGTCACCGCCCGCACCGCACGCGCGTCCGGCCGGGTCCTGGTGTCGCCGCGGGTGGTGGAGCTGCTGCGCGGCGAGGGCGTCCCGAAGGGCGACGCGCTCGCCACGGCCCGGATCGCCGGGATCATGGGCGCCAAGCGCACGCCCGACCTGATCCCGCTGTGCCACCCCCTCGCCGTCTCCGGCGTGAAGGTCGATCTGGCGGTCGCCGACGACGCGGTCGAGATCACCGCGACCGTGAGGACCACCGACCGCACGGGTGTCGAGATGGAGGCCCTCACGGCGGTGACCGTGGCCGCCCTGACCGTCGTCGACATGGTGAAGGCGGTCGACAAGGCCGCCGTCATCACCGACGTCCGGGTGGAGGAGAAGACGGGCGGCAAGTCCGGGGACTGGAGCCGGCCGTGA
- the glp gene encoding gephyrin-like molybdotransferase Glp produces MGAERTVWTVDEHLEDILAAVRPLDPIELPLPDAQGCVLVEDVTVPVALPPFDNSSMDGYAVRVADVAGASEEFPAVLTVVGDVAAGDDGPLEVGPGQAARIMTGAPLPPGAEAVVPVEWTDGGTGGGAATGMRPAGADPEGARGEVRVHRPAGDRAHVRARGSDAAAGDLALAAGTVLGPPQIGLLAAIGRGTVTVRPRPRVVVLSTGSELVQPGTELGPGRIYDSNGFALAAAARDAGAIAYRVGAVTDDADELRAAIEDQLVRADLLVTTGGVSVGAYDVVKEALSAASDADEPGGGVEFRTLAMQPGKPQGFGSVGPGHTPLLALPGNPVSSYVSFELFARPAIRALMGLPDLHRPRARAVLSAAGPLPSPAGKRQFLRGTYDPRTGTVAPVGGAGSHLVAALARADALIVVPEDAARVEPGTEVEVVLLG; encoded by the coding sequence GTGGGCGCCGAGAGAACCGTCTGGACGGTGGACGAGCACCTCGAGGACATCCTCGCCGCCGTCCGGCCGCTGGACCCCATCGAGCTGCCGCTGCCCGACGCCCAGGGCTGCGTGCTGGTCGAGGACGTCACGGTGCCCGTCGCCCTGCCGCCGTTCGACAACAGCTCCATGGACGGCTACGCGGTGCGCGTCGCCGACGTCGCCGGGGCGAGCGAGGAGTTCCCCGCCGTGCTCACCGTCGTCGGGGACGTGGCGGCCGGCGACGACGGCCCCCTGGAGGTCGGCCCCGGCCAGGCCGCGCGGATCATGACCGGTGCGCCCCTCCCGCCGGGCGCCGAGGCGGTCGTCCCCGTCGAGTGGACCGACGGCGGCACGGGCGGCGGCGCCGCCACGGGCATGCGCCCGGCCGGCGCCGACCCGGAGGGCGCGCGCGGCGAGGTCCGCGTCCACCGCCCCGCCGGGGACCGCGCCCACGTGCGCGCACGCGGCAGCGACGCGGCCGCCGGCGACCTGGCCCTCGCGGCGGGCACGGTCCTCGGGCCGCCCCAGATCGGCCTCCTCGCCGCCATCGGCCGCGGCACGGTCACGGTCCGCCCCCGCCCCCGCGTGGTCGTCCTCTCCACGGGCAGCGAACTCGTCCAGCCCGGCACCGAACTGGGGCCCGGCCGGATCTACGACTCCAACGGCTTCGCCCTGGCCGCCGCCGCCCGCGACGCCGGAGCCATCGCCTACCGGGTCGGCGCCGTCACGGACGACGCCGACGAGCTCCGCGCCGCCATCGAGGACCAGCTGGTGCGCGCGGACCTCCTGGTGACCACCGGCGGCGTCAGCGTCGGCGCGTACGACGTGGTCAAGGAGGCCCTGTCCGCCGCGTCCGACGCCGACGAGCCGGGCGGGGGCGTCGAGTTCCGCACCCTCGCCATGCAGCCCGGCAAGCCCCAGGGGTTCGGTTCCGTCGGCCCCGGCCACACGCCGCTGCTCGCCCTGCCGGGCAACCCGGTCTCCTCGTACGTCTCCTTCGAACTGTTCGCGCGGCCCGCCATCCGCGCCCTCATGGGGCTGCCGGACCTCCACCGCCCCCGTGCGCGCGCCGTGCTGTCCGCCGCCGGCCCGCTGCCGTCGCCCGCCGGCAAGCGCCAGTTCCTCCGCGGGACGTACGACCCCCGGACGGGTACCGTCGCTCCTGTGGGCGGTGCCGGTTCGCACCTGGTCGCGGCCCTCGCCCGGGCGGACGCGCTCATCGTCGTACCGGAGGACGCCGCGCGCGTGGAGCCCGGGACCGAGGTGGAGGTCGTCCTCCTCGGCTGA
- the galU gene encoding UTP--glucose-1-phosphate uridylyltransferase GalU: MTQSHPGISKAVIPAAGLGTRFLPATKATPKEMLPVVDKPAIQYVVEEAVGAGLHDVLMVTGRNKRPLEDHFDRNYELEEALHRKGDHGRLESVRQSNELATMHYVRQGDPRGLGHAVLCAAPHVGDQPFAVLLGDDLIDPRDPLLSRMVEVREGLGGSVVALMEVEPAQIHLYGCAAVEPTGEADVVRVTDLVEKPDPAEAPSNYAIIGRYVLDPAVFGILRETGPGRGGEIQLTDALHKLATDEGAGGPVHGVVFKGRRYDTGDRGDYLRAIVRIACEREDLGPEFRSWLRRYVAEEMQAL, from the coding sequence ATGACTCAGTCGCACCCCGGGATCAGCAAGGCTGTCATCCCCGCCGCAGGGCTCGGCACCCGGTTCCTGCCCGCCACCAAGGCCACCCCGAAGGAGATGCTGCCGGTCGTCGACAAGCCCGCCATCCAGTACGTGGTCGAGGAGGCGGTGGGTGCCGGGCTGCACGACGTGCTGATGGTCACGGGCCGGAACAAGCGGCCCCTGGAGGACCACTTCGACCGGAACTACGAGCTGGAGGAGGCGCTCCACCGCAAGGGCGACCACGGGCGGCTGGAGAGCGTCCGCCAGTCGAACGAGCTGGCGACCATGCACTACGTCCGGCAGGGCGACCCGCGCGGTCTCGGCCACGCCGTCCTGTGCGCCGCCCCGCACGTCGGCGACCAGCCGTTCGCCGTGCTCCTCGGCGACGACCTGATCGACCCCCGCGACCCGCTGCTGTCCCGCATGGTGGAGGTGCGGGAGGGCCTGGGTGGCAGCGTCGTGGCCCTGATGGAGGTCGAACCGGCCCAGATCCACCTCTACGGCTGCGCCGCCGTCGAGCCCACCGGCGAGGCCGACGTGGTCAGGGTCACCGACCTGGTGGAGAAGCCGGACCCCGCCGAGGCCCCCAGCAACTACGCGATCATCGGCCGGTACGTTCTGGACCCGGCCGTCTTCGGGATACTGCGCGAGACCGGGCCCGGCCGGGGCGGCGAGATCCAGCTCACCGACGCCCTCCACAAGCTCGCCACCGACGAGGGGGCCGGCGGCCCGGTCCACGGCGTCGTCTTCAAGGGCCGCCGCTACGACACCGGCGACCGCGGCGACTACCTGCGGGCGATTGTCAGAATCGCGTGCGAACGCGAGGATCTGGGACCGGAGTTCCGATCCTGGCTCCGCCGTTACGTCGCCGAGGAGATGCAGGCCCTGTGA